Part of the Lolium rigidum isolate FL_2022 chromosome 6, APGP_CSIRO_Lrig_0.1, whole genome shotgun sequence genome, ATTGTGTCTAGTACATTAGCACTTAGAGCCCTCCTCTCTTTTATTTCTGAAGATGTGGAGACCTCCCATTGTACCTATATATGTGTGCGTTGCACTCAAGTAATACAATGTGTGTTACAATCCCATCTACAACACCGACAGAAAAGGACAAGAGAGGTGGCGCGGCTGATTTATTATCGACTATGGCCCTACCAAACGTATCAAAACTGACAGTTTTACATCGGACAGCTGGAGATGGCGTAACCCTGAGAGAGAATCGTGTTGTACCTTGGTTGCACCCGGCTAGCGAAGCCCGTGCTGCGTGCGTTCCGGGCTGGATGTTGTCGGATAGATTTGGCAATGCAAAACAAAGGGAAGCGGTAGGCGTCGATCGCCGGATTTCTGGGCAAAAATCGGTCGTTCTCCGGACCGTTCGATCGCGATCCGACGCTTAGAATCAGCCACAGCAGAACTTTTACATTTGGCCCCTTTCTATTTTGATGACAACCCGCGGTCCTAGTCTTCTCCACATGACCGAAAGTATGTATCCTTTTTGTCCCGAACCTTCGAGATATTTACAGCGAAGGACATACCTGAGGCTACAGAGTATTGCAACAAAATCAGTCTCTCTACGTACAAAAAATATACTATTACAATAAATTAATACAATAAATTTCAAAAAAGGGAGTGTTATAAAAATGATTTAACAAAAAATTATTTTGCTGCAGATTGATTACAACAAAATAAATCTTGTAAAATCTACAAAAATAagaaatatttacaacaaaaatacCACATATTTTGTAGCAACTAAAAATATAGCTaaccaacaatttttttttatccagattgatttacaacaaaaaaattatcaaCTCTTTCTACAAAAATTACAATtgattacaacaaaaataaataattaagttATTAGCAATTATTATTAACaactaaataaagaaaaaaatcagacgtttacaacaatagttaacTGCAATATCAATATTTTTTTggatatttacaacaaaaaatcatATGTTTTTGTAGCGATGGAAAAGTGGTTAACAATATTTTATTTTGGTACAAATTGAATGACAATAAAAGTCACCATCTATTTGAACGAAAAACACAAACAATTACAGCAAAATCCACAAACTTGTGGCAAACACCCATACATACATTACAACATTTTGCATGTGCTTTTTCTACAAAACTAGTGCGCGTAATTTACAAAAAAAAGGTATGCAACATCGAGAAAAATCTGGCATTTTCCATATCATTTCGTAATAGAAACGTGGATACATATTTTTGGTGCCTGGGTGGTGGTGGGCTTCAGCGTAGCTAGCCTTAGTGGTGGTAGGCTTCATGTAGCAAGCCATGATGGTGGTGGGATGTAACGTGCATGGATGATGGTTCAAAATGGGGCAAGCAAGGGAGCGATCCAGACGATCATCGGTCGCCCCCAAAACAAACATTAAGATGTGCATGGAAATTATGTACGTGCTCAACAAGTTGGTGTTCATATCCGGATATATCCATTATAATATCCATGTTTGTTTCAAAATCAAAACGAATCCGGTGACCATATAACCCATTGTAACTTGGATGCGGCCGTACGTGACCCCGGCAAACGAAGCGAGATTTGGCAACGCAAACAAAGTTCGAATCTTCATGAAAATTACGTACAGAACAAGTTAATTTTAGGGATATATACGAACTCAACAAGAAGTTGGTGTTCAAAGCGCCGCGGCAACTCGATCCAGTATCTCTATCCGTTTGTAATTGTATTTGTACGTAGACAACAAGAGGAGGAATCCGTTGCGTGTACGTGCGTGTGTCCTGGTAGGGTTCAGGGTAGGTGGGTGGGTGCGTATAAAGGGCTGGGCTAGCGATCACAAAAATCACAAAAGTCGATAGATCGATCTATCCACAAATCAAGCCAGCCACCTACGTACGTGTGCAACTCGCCGGAATCAACCAAGCTTTGAAGATGGTGTCCGCGGACGTGGCCCGGAGCGTCGTCGGCATCGTCGGCAACGTCATCTCCTTCGGGCTCTTCCTGTCGCCGGTGCCGACGTTCTGGGGGATCATCAAGAAGAAGGACGTGGAGGAGTTCAGCCCGGTGCCGTACCTCGCCACCATCTTCAACTGCATGCTCTGGGTCTTCTACGGCCTCCCCTTGGTCCACCCCAACAGCACGCTCGTCATCACCATCAACGGCATCGGCCTCGCCATCGAGGCCGCCTACCTCGTCACCTTCTTGCTGTACGCGCCAAACAGGAAGCGCCTCTGGGTGCTCGCCGTGCTCGCCGCCGAGGCCGTCCTCATGGCCGCCCTCGTGACCGGCGTGCTCCTCGGA contains:
- the LOC124658835 gene encoding bidirectional sugar transporter SWEET6b-like, with translation MVSADVARSVVGIVGNVISFGLFLSPVPTFWGIIKKKDVEEFSPVPYLATIFNCMLWVFYGLPLVHPNSTLVITINGIGLAIEAAYLVTFLLYAPNRKRLWVLAVLAAEAVLMAALVTGVLLGAHTHDRRSMIVGILCVIANTCMYLAPLSVMGKVIKTKSVEYMPFYLSFVGLLNGGCWTAYALIKFDLYITIPNGLGVLFSIAQLILYGCYYKSTPKKAKNVELPTAIAGP